One window of the Felis catus isolate Fca126 chromosome E3, F.catus_Fca126_mat1.0, whole genome shotgun sequence genome contains the following:
- the GNG13 gene encoding guanine nucleotide-binding protein G(I)/G(S)/G(O) subunit gamma-13, with protein MEEWDVPQMKKEVESLKYQLAFKREMSSKTIPELLKWIEDGIPKDPFLNPDLMKNNPWVEKGKCAIL; from the exons ATGGAGGAGTGGGATGTGCCTCAGATGAAAAAAGAGGTAGAAAGCCTCAAGTACCAGCTGGCTTTCAAGAGGGAGATGTCCTCCAAGACCATCCCTGA GCTCCTCAAGTGGATCGAGGATGGGATCCCCAAGGACCCGTTCCTGAACCCCGACCTGATGAAGAACAACCCGTGGGTGGAGAAGGGCAAGTGCGCCATCCTGTGA